In a genomic window of Strix aluco isolate bStrAlu1 chromosome 3, bStrAlu1.hap1, whole genome shotgun sequence:
- the LGALS8 gene encoding galectin-8 has translation MASLDGLQKTVSNPTIPYVGTIHGGLVPGNMIVIHGTVPDDADRFQVDLQCGSSIKPRADVAFHFNPRFRRSGCIVCNTLERERWGWEEITHEMPFQKGESFEIVITILKDKFQVSVNKKHLLLYNHRMSLRKIDTLGIYGKVQIKTIDFVSNAEMPDGSQFEVPYVGNLDAALCPGCTVVIKGEVNKNAKSFAINLKPSDSRDIALHLNPRVKNKVFVRNSYLRDSWGEEEKEMTSFPFSPGMYFELIIFCDAHGFRVAVNGVHMLEYKHRFKQLGKINTVEISGDIKVLDVRSG, from the exons ATGGCATCCTTGGATGGACTGCAGAAGACAGTCAGTAACCCG ACCATTCCATATGTTGGGACAATACATGGTGGCCTTGTTCCTGGAAATATGATTGTGATACATGGGACCGTTCCTGATGATGCAGACAG ATTCCAGGTGGATTTACAGTGTGGCAGCAGCATAAAGCCTCGAGCTGATGTGGCGTTTCATTTCAACCCCCGCTTCAGAAGGTCTGGCTGCATTGTTTGCAACACACTGGAGAGGGAAAGATGGGGCTGGGAGGAGATCACTCACGAGATGCCCTTTCAAAAAGGGGAGTCATTTGAGATTGTCATCACGATTTTGAAGGATAAATTCCAG GTGTCTGTAAACAAGAAGCACTTGCTGCTCTACAACCACAGAATGAGCCTTAGAAAAATAGATACTCTTGGAATATATGGCAAAGTGCAGATCAAAACTATAGATTTTGTTTCTAAT gcGGAAATGCCAGATGGCTCACAATTT GAGGTTCCTTATGTTGGGAATCTTGATGCTGCACTTTGTCCAGGATGCACAGTTGTCATTAAAGGAGAAGTGAATAAAAACGCAAAGAG CTTTGCAATAAATCTGAAACCAAGTGACTCAAGGGACATTGCATTACATCTGAATCCCCGagtgaaaaataaagtttttgtaAGAAACTCGTACCTTCGTGACagctggggagaagaagaaaaggaaatgaccAGCTTCCCTTTCAGTCCAGGGATGTACTTTGAG ctGATCATTTTCTGTGATGCCCACGGGTTCAGAGTTGCTGTTAATGGTGTTCACATGCTGGAGTACAAGCATCGTTTTAAACAACTGGGAAAGATCAACACAGTGGAAATCTCAGGAGATATTAAAGTATTAGATGTGAGGAGTGGGTAG